A single window of Actinoallomurus bryophytorum DNA harbors:
- a CDS encoding PPOX class F420-dependent oxidoreductase, whose product MGTFDPFVEQKVSLLTTYRRDGTPVRTPVDVVVVDGRAYFRTFDASWKAKRLAHTEKVEIAPGKEATGPAVSCRARPLEGAEIVPVRRALGAKHRIRQGLLVPAFHRMKHYTTLYYELVPQAAGASA is encoded by the coding sequence ATGGGCACGTTCGACCCGTTCGTCGAGCAGAAGGTCTCCCTGCTGACCACCTACCGAAGAGACGGCACACCCGTGCGGACCCCGGTCGACGTCGTAGTCGTGGACGGGCGGGCCTACTTCCGCACCTTCGACGCGTCCTGGAAGGCCAAGCGCCTCGCGCACACCGAGAAGGTGGAGATCGCCCCCGGCAAGGAGGCGACCGGCCCGGCCGTCTCGTGCCGCGCCCGTCCACTGGAGGGCGCCGAGATCGTGCCGGTCCGGCGGGCGCTGGGCGCCAAGCATCGGATCCGGCAGGGCCTCCTCGTCCCTGCCTTCCACCGGATGAAGCACTACACGACGCTCTACTACGAGCTGGTCCCCCAGGCCGCCGGCGCATCCGCCTGA
- a CDS encoding MarR family winged helix-turn-helix transcriptional regulator, translated as MTVEESVTGTVAFMLGKLGQAATGRFADRLAPFGLRPRHCAVLELLTAGPQAQLALARTIGVTPSVVVDMLDELEELGALRRVRDTVDRRRQLIELTPDGHGLRRTAVRLAGETDEELLGGLTAEEAALLRRALGRMASASGIPAPG; from the coding sequence GTGACGGTGGAAGAGTCGGTGACCGGGACGGTCGCGTTCATGCTGGGCAAGCTGGGACAGGCCGCGACGGGGCGGTTCGCCGACCGGCTGGCGCCGTTCGGGCTGCGCCCCCGGCACTGCGCCGTGCTGGAGCTCCTGACCGCCGGGCCGCAGGCTCAGCTGGCGCTCGCCAGGACCATCGGCGTGACGCCGAGCGTCGTCGTCGACATGCTCGACGAGCTGGAGGAGCTCGGCGCCCTGCGGCGCGTGCGGGACACCGTCGACCGCCGCCGGCAGCTCATCGAGCTCACTCCTGACGGGCACGGCCTCCGGCGCACGGCCGTGCGGCTGGCCGGCGAGACGGACGAGGAGCTCCTGGGCGGGCTCACCGCCGAGGAGGCCGCGCTCCTGAGGCGGGCGCTGGGCCGGATGGCCTCGGCGAGCGGGATCCCGGCCCCCGGGTAA
- a CDS encoding DUF4118 domain-containing protein → MRLSPLALLQRRTHPRRTIGVLAAVLFVAAETSLAALLPTATPVRTLDLMYLPGILVVASWCGLGLGLLTALASTVAFDLFVTEPVWSLRPTTGEFLATLAIFLVIALLTGAISALTRSLAAKADAWGDASLCAELAGLLLRTPDLTAALPIAAHHVARVFGLPWASIEPGVIPSDKAYSTLPLCDGSVQATLIVPAGLAEPTLQRLRDRAVPSLESLLQAAMEREHVTTTARRNYERLRQIANEQAALRNLATLVAHSVPPSDVFDAVAREMSQVLGTEHTVIARYEEDGSTLMTAGTYNYEEIVASGTRLALEKGTVSDLVFRTRAPGRIDAYRGDGALSRRLRERGVFSSVGCPIMVGQELWGVAIASSSTPQPLPADTEERMLEFTELTAAAIANAQSHSDLIASRARVVTATDETRRRIERDLHDGTQQNLVSIGLEMRAIEAAMPPELEQLRDQLSATARAVDNAVAELQEISRGLHPAILARGGLKPALTVLARRSPIAVQLSLPPVCPLPERFEVTVYYIVSEALTNATKYAHANKVYVDLTIAELLIRLSIRDNGLGGADPARGSGLTGLTDRVTALGGRMEIMSPAGGGTTLLAEIPYASE, encoded by the coding sequence ATGCGCTTGAGTCCGTTGGCGCTGCTCCAGCGTCGTACTCATCCCCGCCGCACCATCGGGGTGCTCGCCGCGGTCCTGTTCGTCGCCGCGGAGACCTCACTGGCCGCTCTGCTCCCCACCGCCACTCCTGTCCGTACGCTCGACCTGATGTACCTGCCCGGCATCCTCGTGGTCGCGTCCTGGTGTGGCCTCGGGCTCGGGCTCCTCACCGCGCTGGCCAGCACCGTCGCCTTCGATCTCTTCGTCACCGAACCCGTGTGGAGCCTGCGGCCCACCACGGGCGAGTTCCTGGCGACCCTCGCGATCTTCCTGGTCATCGCGCTGCTGACCGGTGCGATCTCCGCCCTGACCCGATCTCTGGCGGCCAAGGCCGACGCGTGGGGGGACGCCTCCCTCTGCGCGGAGCTGGCCGGGCTGCTGCTGCGCACACCGGACCTCACGGCGGCGCTGCCGATCGCCGCGCACCATGTGGCCCGCGTGTTCGGGCTGCCGTGGGCCTCGATCGAACCCGGCGTGATCCCCTCCGACAAGGCGTACTCGACGCTCCCGCTGTGCGACGGCAGCGTGCAGGCCACGCTCATCGTCCCGGCCGGCCTGGCCGAGCCGACGCTCCAGCGTCTGCGGGACCGGGCGGTGCCCTCGCTGGAGTCGCTGCTGCAGGCGGCCATGGAACGCGAGCACGTCACGACCACGGCGCGGCGCAACTACGAGAGACTCCGCCAGATCGCCAACGAACAGGCCGCGCTGCGCAATCTGGCGACGCTCGTCGCGCACAGCGTCCCGCCGTCGGACGTGTTCGACGCGGTCGCCCGCGAGATGAGCCAGGTCCTGGGGACCGAACACACCGTCATCGCCCGCTACGAGGAGGACGGTTCGACGCTGATGACCGCCGGCACCTACAACTACGAGGAGATCGTGGCCTCCGGAACACGCCTCGCACTCGAGAAGGGGACCGTCTCGGACCTGGTGTTCCGTACGAGGGCTCCGGGACGGATCGATGCCTACCGGGGCGACGGCGCACTCTCCCGCAGGCTGCGCGAGCGCGGGGTCTTCTCCTCCGTCGGCTGCCCGATCATGGTCGGTCAGGAGCTCTGGGGCGTGGCGATCGCCTCCTCGAGTACGCCCCAGCCGCTCCCGGCCGACACCGAGGAGCGCATGCTGGAGTTCACCGAGCTCACGGCGGCCGCCATCGCGAACGCGCAGAGCCATTCGGACCTGATCGCCTCCCGCGCCCGCGTCGTCACCGCCACCGACGAGACACGCCGGCGCATCGAACGCGACCTGCACGACGGGACCCAGCAGAACCTCGTCTCGATCGGGCTCGAGATGCGGGCGATCGAGGCCGCGATGCCGCCGGAACTCGAGCAGCTCAGGGACCAGCTGTCCGCCACCGCGCGTGCCGTGGACAACGCCGTCGCGGAGCTGCAGGAGATCTCGCGCGGCCTGCATCCAGCGATCCTCGCCAGAGGCGGCCTCAAACCCGCGCTGACCGTGCTCGCCCGCAGATCCCCCATCGCGGTCCAGCTCAGCCTGCCTCCCGTGTGCCCACTGCCGGAACGGTTCGAGGTGACGGTCTACTACATCGTCTCGGAAGCCCTGACGAACGCGACCAAGTACGCCCACGCGAACAAGGTGTACGTCGACCTCACCATCGCCGAACTGCTGATCCGGCTCTCGATCCGCGACAACGGGCTCGGCGGGGCCGACCCGGCTCGCGGCTCCGGCCTCACCGGCCTCACCGACCGCGTCACCGCACTCGGGGGGCGAATGGAGATCATGAGCCCGGCCGGAGGCGGCACCACGCTGCTCGCCGAGATCCCCTACGCGAGCGAGTGA
- a CDS encoding SDR family NAD(P)-dependent oxidoreductase, producing the protein MTGQRALITGGSRGVGAAVAARLAAAGLTIAVHCRSDIAAAEGVVAGLPGSGHIVVSGDIGDPEQVETFVGEAVSGLGGLDVLVNNAAIHTDQPIASTSYEQWRAGWRRVIDVNVHGTANVTWCFVDHLRTRPEGPDGGRIINVGSRGAYRGEPNAPAYGASKAAVHSMAQSLAVSLAPYGIGVAAVAPGFIRTDMAGPMLAGPAGDGIRAQSPFGRVAEPDDVASAVAWLALPGSLWASGAVIDLNGASYLR; encoded by the coding sequence GTGACCGGACAGCGCGCGCTCATCACCGGTGGATCACGAGGTGTCGGTGCGGCGGTGGCCGCGCGGCTCGCGGCGGCCGGCCTCACCATCGCCGTCCACTGCCGGTCCGACATCGCCGCCGCCGAAGGCGTCGTCGCCGGCCTGCCGGGCAGCGGCCACATCGTCGTCAGCGGCGACATCGGCGATCCCGAGCAGGTCGAGACGTTCGTCGGGGAGGCCGTCTCCGGGCTCGGTGGCCTGGACGTCCTCGTCAACAACGCGGCCATCCACACGGACCAGCCGATCGCCTCGACCTCCTACGAGCAGTGGCGCGCCGGCTGGCGGCGCGTCATCGACGTCAACGTCCACGGCACGGCGAACGTGACCTGGTGCTTCGTCGACCACCTGCGTACCCGGCCCGAGGGCCCCGACGGCGGACGGATCATCAACGTCGGCTCGCGTGGCGCCTACCGCGGCGAGCCCAACGCGCCCGCGTACGGAGCCAGCAAGGCGGCCGTGCACTCGATGGCGCAGTCGCTGGCGGTCTCCCTGGCCCCGTACGGCATCGGCGTCGCCGCCGTCGCACCCGGGTTCATCCGTACCGACATGGCCGGGCCGATGCTCGCCGGGCCGGCCGGAGACGGCATACGGGCGCAGAGCCCGTTCGGCCGCGTCGCCGAGCCCGACGACGTCGCGTCGGCCGTGGCCTGGCTCGCGCTCCCCGGTTCGCTGTGGGCCAGCGGCGCGGTGATCGACCTCAACGGCGCCTCCTACCTCCGGTGA
- a CDS encoding RNA polymerase sigma factor produces the protein MAGWPSIERAEDQWLVQSLRSGDVAAQAHLYDVYAARLFDYCHVLLRDQEAAALTLLDSMIIVQECIGELTDPRLFRGWLYAVARDECLRRRAQSEVPAERRRAAEAVGGLETDEATRQLVHSALLVLNGRQREVLDLALRHELDPGELAEVMRMAPQDVSVLVAQARHDLDDAFAAVVVAATGREDCPSVSALAGPQGRRLDAETCRRLARHITNCPICGVRGNRKVATTRLLSAMPYAAIPADLRDRVLSVAADPQFADLRATIVNRAEPPSEVEPEPEPRDTSRFWPVAVAVTVGVLIIGGILLVLPGSGSQNTSNNQAIGSSPGGSPSDADSPADSAAPTPSDDATSPTPSPSGSSGGPTPTPTSKHSTRKHPPGRSTSAPPSQGGPPPPGQPAPGTLAVSGCTMHGSRTCTVTVSAQGGPVNWSVSGVRGDISASGGGSLAAGQSTGVTVTRDATICIGSGSGSVSFSSGASASVNWYC, from the coding sequence GTGGCCGGCTGGCCGAGTATCGAACGGGCCGAGGACCAGTGGCTCGTTCAGTCGCTGCGCTCCGGCGATGTGGCCGCGCAGGCTCATCTCTACGACGTCTACGCGGCACGACTGTTCGACTACTGCCATGTGCTGCTCCGCGACCAGGAGGCCGCGGCCCTGACCCTGCTCGATTCGATGATCATCGTGCAGGAGTGCATCGGCGAACTGACCGACCCTCGCCTGTTCCGCGGCTGGCTGTACGCGGTGGCGCGTGATGAGTGCCTGCGCCGCCGCGCCCAGTCCGAGGTGCCGGCCGAGCGCCGCCGGGCGGCCGAGGCGGTGGGCGGCCTCGAGACGGACGAGGCGACGCGGCAGCTCGTACACTCCGCGCTGCTGGTGCTGAACGGCCGTCAGCGTGAGGTGCTCGACCTGGCGCTCCGGCACGAGCTGGACCCAGGTGAGCTCGCCGAGGTCATGCGCATGGCGCCGCAGGACGTCTCGGTGCTCGTCGCCCAGGCCCGCCACGACCTGGATGACGCCTTCGCCGCCGTGGTGGTCGCGGCGACCGGGCGCGAGGACTGCCCGAGCGTCTCGGCGCTGGCGGGCCCGCAGGGCCGGCGGCTCGACGCGGAGACCTGCCGCAGGCTCGCCCGCCACATCACCAACTGCCCGATCTGCGGGGTGCGCGGCAATCGCAAGGTCGCGACCACGCGCCTGCTGAGTGCGATGCCCTACGCGGCGATCCCCGCGGACCTGCGCGACCGCGTCCTCAGCGTCGCGGCCGACCCGCAGTTCGCGGACCTGCGTGCCACGATCGTCAATCGCGCCGAGCCACCGTCCGAGGTCGAGCCCGAACCGGAGCCGCGCGACACCTCACGCTTCTGGCCCGTCGCGGTCGCGGTCACCGTCGGTGTCCTGATCATCGGCGGGATCCTGCTGGTCCTGCCGGGCTCGGGCAGCCAGAACACCAGCAACAACCAGGCCATCGGGTCCAGTCCCGGTGGCAGCCCCTCCGACGCCGACTCCCCGGCGGACTCCGCCGCGCCGACGCCGAGCGACGATGCCACCTCTCCCACCCCGTCGCCGTCCGGTTCGAGCGGTGGCCCCACGCCCACCCCGACCTCCAAGCACAGCACGCGCAAGCACCCGCCGGGGCGATCGACGTCGGCACCTCCGTCGCAGGGCGGCCCGCCTCCGCCGGGCCAGCCCGCGCCGGGGACGCTGGCGGTCTCCGGATGCACCATGCACGGCTCGCGTACCTGCACGGTCACGGTGTCCGCGCAGGGCGGCCCGGTGAACTGGAGCGTGAGCGGTGTCCGCGGCGACATCAGCGCGAGTGGCGGCGGAAGCCTCGCGGCCGGCCAGTCCACGGGCGTGACGGTGACCCGCGACGCGACCATCTGCATCGGCAGCGGTAGCGGCTCGGTCTCCTTCTCCTCCGGCGCGAGCGCCTCCGTCAACTGGTACTGCTGA
- a CDS encoding LysR family transcriptional regulator: MQLRQLESFLAVVEEGQFARAAARLFLSPPAVTGHIRQLERELGTPLLRRSPVELTPAGIRLVPYARTMVSAAEAAGDVVKDTGEDREGTLRIGVMTPGATELTPAILRSFSRAQPQVHLTVEGLGFTDFTSAVIENRVDAAFVRPAPQDERVTTDVLTLEPRVVIAPAWGELADADGLYLSDILDQNFVRFPDSTPRALTDYGTFAAARNGTPPKWAADQAGTAQDLMTGVAAGWGIAGTLYSLGRFYLAPDICCRPILNAPWEASALVTRRDDPRPQVEAFRRVAQLLARTLGPKLLPTSPPPVPGPLSEPGPGGRTSHGR; the protein is encoded by the coding sequence GTGCAGCTCCGGCAGCTGGAGTCGTTCCTCGCCGTTGTCGAGGAGGGACAGTTCGCGCGAGCGGCAGCGCGGCTGTTCTTGTCACCCCCGGCGGTGACCGGCCACATCCGCCAACTCGAACGCGAGCTGGGTACGCCGCTCCTGCGTCGTTCGCCGGTCGAGCTGACGCCGGCGGGCATACGCCTCGTGCCGTACGCCCGCACGATGGTCTCCGCCGCCGAGGCCGCCGGCGACGTCGTCAAGGACACCGGCGAGGACCGCGAGGGGACGCTACGGATCGGGGTGATGACACCCGGTGCGACCGAGCTGACCCCTGCCATCCTGCGGTCCTTCTCCAGGGCGCAGCCACAGGTCCACCTGACCGTCGAGGGCCTGGGCTTCACCGACTTCACCTCGGCGGTGATCGAAAACCGGGTGGACGCCGCATTCGTACGCCCGGCCCCTCAGGACGAGCGCGTCACCACGGACGTGCTGACGCTCGAACCCCGCGTGGTCATCGCACCGGCCTGGGGCGAACTCGCCGACGCGGACGGCCTGTACCTCAGCGACATCCTCGACCAGAACTTCGTCCGCTTTCCCGACTCCACGCCCCGTGCGCTCACCGACTACGGCACCTTCGCCGCGGCGCGTAACGGCACCCCGCCCAAGTGGGCCGCGGACCAGGCGGGGACCGCGCAGGACCTGATGACCGGCGTCGCCGCGGGATGGGGAATCGCCGGCACGCTGTACTCCCTCGGGCGTTTCTATCTCGCGCCCGACATCTGTTGCCGGCCGATCCTCAACGCGCCGTGGGAGGCCAGCGCGCTGGTCACCCGCAGGGATGACCCACGGCCGCAGGTGGAGGCGTTCCGCCGGGTGGCCCAGCTCCTCGCCCGTACCCTCGGGCCCAAACTCCTGCCGACCTCCCCGCCGCCGGTGCCCGGTCCCCTGAGCGAGCCGGGCCCCGGTGGCCGGACCTCTCACGGGCGGTAG